The genomic interval ATGTCTCATTCTCTCTATTATTCCGTCTGTTTTTCCCTCAATTCTTCCTATTTCTTCCTCACTTCCAATTCTAACTAGGGTCCTGACAGGCAATtacatatttatagagttcCCTTAGATATCTCTAATAAAAAAGTAATCAACTTCCCTAAAATTAAGAtatctaataaatatatatctaatcaAGCACCTTGTAAAGCCCAAAGAATCGAGGGGACAACTTCATGGAAGACTGAACTGCCATGGACATTCACGCTCACTATGATGCTTATAAGGCTGATGGTTAAGAAAAACCCAACCTGCAAGGTTCACGCTCATTGTGATGCTTAGTGTCAGTTAGTTGCGTCATGCAACTTTGGCTAGTTGCAAAATTATCATTTGAAAGTTGAATCACATCGTCTCTATCAAATAATTCCCCATCCACTTGGTCAACCCTAAAGGAACCAGGCATATATTTAGCAATCAAAGGAGTTTGGCCATAAACAACCTCAATGGGAGTCATTTCACCTATTGTCCGCCGTTTTGTTCAAGGAAGCCATTTCACCCATTCTTTGGGCTTATCACTAGTAAAGCATTGAAGATAGTTTTCTAGGCACCTATTCACCACTTTAGTTTGCCCATCTATTTGCAGGTGATAAGTAGTATGCATGTCAACTGAGTACCTTGCAAGTGCAAAAGCTCCTTCCAAAAAATACTTGAGAGAACTTTATTTTGATCTGCCGGCACATCCTCTTTTCCCTTCTAGTACTAAATTATATAGTGCTATCAATTCTGACCTTCCTTTCTGTCACAACCCAAGGATATATTAAGAATTATCTAATACATGtattttttcctttgttgtacTTTGCTGCTTTCCTGTTTGTACCTCTTAGTTATATTGTAATTAAAAGGAGAGaataacctataaataggctagagtAATCAGAGAATGTATGTTGTTGAATGACCTTGAATTTTGATTTCCCTTTCAGTTGTTTtgatttctctcatttccttccgacctctctctttttctctgttCTGTCTGCATTTCTCACTCTATTTTTGTTGTTATCTCCATTTCTATCAATCTAATTTTCCCTCCATTCTATCTAATTTTCCCTCGGTTCCTTCCTAAATTCcaatctaaaccctaggtaaactctaggatcatgacaaatggtattagaACTAATGATTCTCTGTTGTGATTCTAAAGATTCTTAGCTATAATTGAAGCAGGGACATGCAACTTTAAACTATTGATCCAAAGTTGCTGGGTCTCGGTTATTGCATTGCAACTACAATGAATTTTGACAATTTAGGTGACGAAGCAACATCCAAGCAAACTCTCAAGAAGCTACTTCGGAGCTAGTGGTCTCGGCTACTGCATTGAGGTTGAGGAGAGAAGGAAGGCATGGTCAGAAGTGAATCTTGAGCAATCATTGAACAACAATGAGTGCGATCGTCAATGGTTAGTTACGGTTGATCTGAGGTGATACTTACGATTGAATTGAGATAATAAATTACTGGAGGATCGGACTAAAACTAAGCCAATTGATTCTTGACTGTTTGACCTAAGCAATCCTCAATAATAAGCCAGAGAAGCTAATCCTAGGTTGCTGACTAGTGAGGCTATCGATTATCCAACAGATCTAGGCAGATTCAGTTATTGAGGTGGATTAAGTTTTTGTAAGACCTAGGCGACTACTGGCTGGAAGCCGTTCATTCTGAGGCGATTAATCCTAGCTGCAAAATTGAAGGTGATTTAGTGACATTCAATCATCACTGATCTTAGTATCAGATCAGATCATATTACAAGAGAAGGTTTTAGACCAGATTGATTTCCTTGAAGCAGTGGTTGAGGTGGATTCAAGGTGTTGTTGAATTGAGGTTTAGGTGACACCTGGAAGTAGTTTCTAGGGACAATTCACTATCCTCAATAGAAAGCTACGACTTCTTAATTCTATTTTCACAGAAATTTTAGGTTAGTATTTTggttaaatatttttctatcctCAATAGAATGCTTTTTCACTTACCCCTAAATACAAGTATATCAATTCTCTCGTTTCAAGCCAAGTTAAGAGTGGGACCTCCTTCAAGTATTCCTTTAGGGTTTTAAAAGACTTTTGACACTAATTAGCCCATTTGAATCCTTTTCCAACCCTCAACGTGACTTCGTTCTACTAGCTTGGACAAAAAGCGACTTAGAACTGCTATCTTCCCGATCAATCGTTGGACCTCTTTTGTGGAAGTTGGAGGCGTCATATCGAATATGGCTTGGATTTTCTCAGGGTTTTCCTCGATTCTCCTTTGTGTAATCATGTATTCCAAAAACTTCTCGGATTGGACTCTTAATGCACTTTTCGTAGGATTTAGTTTCATGCTATTTTGCCTAAAGACTTCGAACACCCATGTCAATTTTTCAATGTGGGACTCATTTTCTCGGCTTTTCATGATCATATTGTCAATGTAAGCCTCCATTGTGTTGTTGCCTAATAGGTCCTTGAAGACCTTGTTCACCATGGGCTAATAGGTTGCCCCAACATTTTTGTGTCCAAAGGGCATGATGCAGTAACAATATGTcccattttttttgtaatgaaggacgttttctcttgatctggagtacatcattatttggtgttACCTAGAGAAAGCATCCAAGAAGCTCAAAAGATTGTACCCTGAGGTTTCGTCTATCAACCGATTAATGCGAGGCAAGGGATACGAGTCTTTGGGATAGGCTTTGTTGAGGTTTGTGAAGTCTACGCATACCTTCCATTTGTCGTCGGCCTATTTTACCATtacaacattggccaaccaaTTCGGGTAGTGTATTTCCTGGATGAATCCGGCTTCCAATAGCTTATTGATTTCCTCTTCTAATGCTGGTAGTCTATCACGGGCAATGTTTCTCTTCTTCTGACGAACATGCGTAACTTATGGGTCGACATTTAAGTGGTGGCAGATTACGTCCAAGCTAACTCCTGGCATATTAGCCAGCGTCCAAGCAAATATATCCATGTTGCCCTTGAGGCAGTCTACAATTTCCTCCTTAGTCTCCTCAGGGAGTTGAGTGCCCACGTAAGCAAGTTTTTCAGGTTCAGCCTCACTTAGTTGAATGGCCTCCAATTTCTCTACAGGCTGAGGTTTATGAATGGCCTATTCAGTGATGGACAAagttttctcctttttcttccctttcatGGAGGAAACATAACAAGTTCGAGCCTTCTTCTAATCTCCTCGGACTTGCCCTACCTCCCACGATGTAGGAAACTTAATTAGCTGATAACATGAACAAACAATTGCCCTCATATCATTGAGGAGTGGCCGACCCAATATCACATTATATGCCGCCGAAGATGTCTTCACAACCATAAAGTTGGCTTGGTGAGTTACATGTTGTGGATCCATGCCCAGTGTGATAGGTAATTGGACTGAGCTTGCAACTGGCATTGCCTCTTCAATGAAGCTATATAAAGCAGAGGAGACCTCCTTCAACCGGTTAGGAGAGATGTGCATCTGTTCAAAACATTTCTAATAAATCAGGTTGACTAAACTGCCACTATCCACTAATATTCTCCCTATCAGATGCTTTACGATGACAACTGATATCACAACAGGATCATGATGTGGAGTGATGATAGCCCTTTTGTCTGTCGGCATGAACAGAATGGGTTCCTTGTTCTCTTGCACCTCCATTATCGAATTAACTTGATAGGGCTGATGGGCGCAGGCCTTGCGAGAGATTAATGAATCTCCAGCCAGAGTTTGCCCACTAGAAATAAGATAAATGGGGTGAGATCTAATAAAGGAGCTTGTTCACCCCTCTTGTTCAACCCCTAATCCTGCCTTTCTTGTCCCAGCCTTGTGTTCGCCTTCTTCTTTCTTACTCTATGGTTGAAACGGGAATAGTTGTGTATGACTAAAAGATTAATCAATAAGTTGCATCTAAAGCAAATGTTATATTCTAATCGAATAGCAGAAGGTATGTCTATTGAAAACcatttaatagtttttaaagaatttttttttgacttgaAAAGCATGGAgattaaatatgatgatgaagatttgagtttaattttgttatactcTCTACTGGTCTCgtattcaacttttagagacaCTATACTTTATGGTTGTGACACTCCCACCTTAGAAGAAGTTTATGATGCTTTGTTCtcgaaagaaaaaaatgataaatagtTATTGGAAAATTCAGAAACTCAAGAAGGGGGCCTTTTAATTAGAAAGAGAACACATGATAGATAGTTTGGTGGCAAAGGAAAAGGTAGATCCATCCtagaaataaagataaaatttgtaACTACTGTTAGAAGAAAGGACACATAAAAATAGGTGTTTTAAGCTGTAGAACAAACTTAAGAGACAATAATCTaaccaaaaggaaaacaaccaAAGACTTCAGGCAAAACCGTGTTATTGAAAATAACAGTAGTGATAGGGAACTTTTAATGGTAACTCATGAAATTACCAAATCTTGTGAGGATTGGATTATTGACACAACATACATGTCTCATATGTCTCCTAATAGGGATTGGTTTTTGACATATAAAACTATATCTACTGGTGATGTGTTGATGGGAAACaattattcttgtaaaattgctAGCATTGGAACAACTAAAAGTAATATGTTTGATGGCATTGTTAGATATCAGACATGTTCCCGATCTTAAGAGGAATCTTATCtcattgagtactcttgatttaaATGGGTATAAATTCTCATTGGTAAAGGTGGAGTCATTAAGGTCAGTAAAGGTACTTTTGTTGTGATGAAAGGTAAAAAGCAGTATCAAAGACTATATGTTCTGCCGGGTTCTATTACTATTTCTTGTTTGTTAGATTTTGATATCTTTAAATTGTGACACATGCGTCTTGGACATATGAGTGAAATGAGTATGGTTGAATTAAATAGAAGAGGACTTTTAGAAGGGCAAATTATTGGGAAACTAGAGTTTTGTGAACATTATGTCTTTCAAGCAAAAACGAGTCAGATTCAATAAGGCATTCATAACACTAAAGGACACTAGACTGTCCATTTTGATCTATGGGGTCTTGCCAGAATACCCTCCAAAGGAGGTGCCAAATATACGTTAACTTTCATCGATAACTTTTTGGAAAAGTTTAGTTATTCTTCTTGAAACAGAAGAATGATGTTTTTGCTACCTTCAAACAGTggaagacaataattgaaaaataaatggaaaggCAAATTAAGAGTTTCCACACATataatggtttagaattttgttcaaataaatttaacgaTTTCTGCAGAAAAGAAGGAATTTTAAAGCATTTAACAGTTCTAGATATGCCAcagcaaaatggtgtagctAAACGGATGAACAGAACCATGATGGAAATGGTATGTTGTAATTCTGATTTACTTAAGTCTTTTTGGGCTGAGGCTGTAAACAAGGCATGTTTTCTCGTTAATCAGTCTCCTTTCACTACCATTGATAAAAAAAGTCCAGAAGAGGTATAGTTTGGTACTCCTACAAATTATTCTGATTTAAAAACTTTTGATTGTCTTGCTTTTGCACATGTTGATGATGGAAAATTAGAACCAAGATCTAAAATGTGTCTTCCTATGTGTAAATTTGGTGTTAAGGTCTATAAGTTATGAAATCCAGAAGCATCTAAAGTTATAATTAgcaaaaatgttatatttgatgAAATTACCATACTTTGTGGTTTGTCTCTAAAAGAATCTAACCCTATAGGACAACAAAGTTCTAACATTCAGATGAAACTTGAAATTGATAATAGCCATACATCCGAGTCCATGTCTCAAATTAAGTCAAACCCCAAGTTAAGCCCAAAAGAAAATATCGATCCATCAGAGTATTGTATTGCAAAAGACAAACCTAGAAGAAATATCAAACCCTCTCAAATGTATGTTGAGATTTATCTTATTGCCTATACTTCGAGTGTGGTTGAAGATATCGATTGTACTGAGCGTTGTgtggatttggttggtattcgTCAGGCAGATTAGTTCTCCGTGATTTTGCTAGAAGGAATTTTCAATAATTCCATATTTGAATCTcatgaattcaaatttgactgtgattgaGATATATTTACAAGTGAAGATTATCTTCGTGGCTCATCAAGATTTATTTTCTTCGTGACTCATCCTTTgattagaatatatatttgtttaaatcttttattttatatatctatagatGAGCGGTAGATTTTTAAATAGGTATCTAATACCATAGAATTATTGTATCAATatcatcatagtgatattttattttttttgtccgTAGTTTTTTTTCCGATTTGGGTTTTCCACGTAAATCTTTTGTGTGGTTGAAGGtttatttgtgatttattttcaaTCCTAAATTCTTACAAGAACCATAGGAATCAATTGGTTATTTTATTAGAGCTTTTTGTTAGCTGTTGGATGCATTTAGATGCAGCTGATACCCATCTGAGAGTTAGGATTGTATTGAGAGAGTAATCAGAAAATACAAGTCTATTTTACCCCCTCTAATCTTTTTATTGGAGCTGACCACTGGCTCATATTCAATGATCTAATCTGCTGTATCAAGCAGGTGAAACTCTTGGAGATTTATGTTTCAGACATGGAAACTTGTACATTCTTTTATATTCTTCATTGAAATCCCATGTTTAAAATTCTTCAGTTAGACTGGAACTCTTAGGAATTGCCCTCCCCTTTCTGTGTCAGTGTGTGTTTGGGTGGCCCCTGGGTGGTGGGGAAGGTTAGTGTAATTGATATTACTGACATTTGTGATATCCTGCAGAGTTTTGAAGCTCTGAATCAACGTGCTGTGGCAGTTGTCGTGGATCCCATTCAAAGTGTGAAGGGTAAGGTGGTCATTGATGCCTTTCGCTTAATTAATCCACAAACTATGATGCTTGGCCAAGAGCCAAGGCAGACAACATCCAATCTTGGGCATCTGAACAAGCCATCCATTCAAGTGAGTGCCTTTGCTTTCATACTCCTATAAGCTGTAGCTTCTTTAATTCTTTATCTTCTTATGTTCATTCTGTTTTGTAGGCTTTGATCCATGGTCTGAACAGGCATTATTACTCAATAGCCATTAATTACAGGAAGAATGAACTTGAGGAGAAGATGTTGTTGAACCTTCACAAGAAAAAGTGGACAGATGGATTGACACTTCAACGATTTGATACCCACTCCAAAACTAATGAGCAGACTGTCCAGGTAaggctgtgtgtgtgtgtgaggttCTCGTTATGGTTGGCAGTTAATGTGCCTTCTATTAACTTCTGTGTTTCAATAGGTTTGTTTCAACATAAAATAGAGGGCTAAACCTGGCATTTCTTTTTGCACTCTGTTAACGCAGTCCTTGCATCTTTGTGTTTAAATTATATGTCCCATACAACAGACTATGCATCTTTGTGTTTAAATTATATGTCCCATACAACAGACTATGCATCTTTGTGTTAAGTGTTGTCCTTTTCTATGAAAATTCTCCATGTGTATTAATGTCCTTGACAggataaaaatatcaaatatgcaCACCTGATGATTAGATAATGACTTGGGCGTATTATTGGGATGTGCAGGAGATGCTAAATCTAGCTATCAAGTATAACAAGGCAGTGCAGGAGGAAGATGAGTTGCCACCAGAAAAGCTAGCAATTGCAAATGTAGGGAGACAGGATGCCAAGAAACATCTCGAAGAACATGTCTCCAACTTGATGTCTTCAAACATAATTCAGACTCTGGGCACCATGCTCGACACAGTGGTGTTCTAGGTTTCATCGATGTTTTGATCATCAACCCAGTTTTATCTTAGGATCAgttcaaattaaaaaacaacGCATCTACAACCAACGCATCGATGTCACTCAGTTTATTTTCCTGATTTGTATTTAGTTGGGTCGGTTTGAATTTTCTTTCCGTAAAGCAAATGTATGTGTTGATCACAGGTGTATGTGTTGTAAAATCTTTCCGGTCATTCCTGCTGTAAGCCTTTCTACTTGAGTGCATTGATGTGATAAAACTGATTGTTGTCTCTTTGCTATCAGTCAACCAATCAATCGACGGATTGTGGATCTAAGGCTAATCTTTTATTCACAGGCACTTTTTTCTCTTAagatattatgaattttattttgcaaatttggaaaaaatctccatttctctaaaaattttaaagaatttccctttttgtcataaaattaGAACCATTATTATTTGTGTGTGGTTACTTTTTTAATCAGTGCcataacttatttattatatgtatCATCTATGGTAAAAATTCTTGGTCTTGTGAATGGGTAAATTGTCGACTTAGTGGTTTGCATAAAGATGCTTTGTGGTTTAGAAATGACTTTGTTTGTCCatgtagtttttatttattaatcgTAGAGCTCTTTTGTAAATGACagtgttaattaaattaaattaacttaaatttaacaaaaaaaattaataataataagaaacatATCGTCCATGGGTTGGAAGCCATTAAACCAAGCATATGTCTTCCAATCCATTGAGTTGACCTggagaaatattttgaaaatttgatgaaGTCTAACCTGAAATTAAACTTGACTAAGTATGTTTCGGGTGTTACTCCAAGGAAACTCCTCGCATTCATGACCACATAATTAAAGCAAATCTAAAAAAAGATACAAGTCGACATGACTCTGCCAAGAAATTTGAAGGAAATGCAAAGGCTAACCAATCGAATGGCGGCTTTTGGACATTTTCTCTCTTAGTTTGCGAAAAAAGATTCCCTTTATTTAACCTTTTTCAAGACTCGGGAGTTTGACTGGTCAATAGAATGTTAAGAAGCTTTTGAAAGGCTCAAGTAGTAATTGAGTCAACCCTAGTCTTAACCAAACCCAAAGCTTGATGAACCTCTCTTTCTTTACCTTGAAGTAGCCAATGAAGTAGTTAGCTCGACCTTAATATGAGAAGAAGACAGGAAGAAAAGGTTGGTATATTATATCAATAAAAGATTGACTATGTTGAAGTTAGATATATTCCAATGAAAAAGCTCACCTATGCTTGGTTGTGTTAGCTCGAAAGCTCTAGTCATAGTTTTAGGCACATCCAATGATCATCATGACCAATCATCCTATGAAACAAATCATAGGGAAACCTAATCTCTCTGGAAGGATGCTCAAGTGGGTCGTCGAACTCATGAGCTATGGCATTGAATACTGACCTAGGTTAGCAATCAAAGGGCAAACCCTCACAGACTTTATTGTAAAAATAACATGGATTGAACACTTGAGAAAACGAACCAATGACCCATGGTATTTGGAGATTAAACTAACAAACAAATAAGGGCGAGACAATTATAGGTTCGGTCTGACTCTAAATTAGTTTTATGATGGGTGATAAATTAGTTTTATGACGGCTAGAAAAGAAACGATAGTATTCCTTGAGAACAAGCTGATGTGGATGGACCCGATTATGTTACACTTGGCTAAAGAAGGTTTCCTTGAGGATGAGAGGGAAGCCTGGGCCTTGACAAGTGTGATAAATAATAGACATCCAAGAggaggtgaattgggttttcaaaaaacTTTTCCTAGTTTTAAAAAGACTTTGAATAAATCAGTttgggtttttcaaaataaagctTTGGATATatcatttatagaaaaatgtaTAAGATAAGTATAAGATAAGCTCTGTTGCTGCTAagttacaataataaatttgtaataggGAAAATACAGAATCGATATCAGTGTCCAAGAGTAATCAGACAAATGAGAGATGAATAGTGAATCTCGTGATGATGACTTGTTGCTGATGAATAATTACATCCTGACGGTACTGCTGAAAGAACCGATTGGGTCTTCATAAAAATTGACTGCCTCCTGATTAAAACTGACTGGCTGGAGAAACAACCAGCTTCTGATTAAAATTGACTGGCTAGAGAAATGATTGGCTTCTGATTAAAATCGACTGACTGGAGAAACGAATGGCTTCTGATTAAAATCAACTGGTTGGAGAAATGACTGAGCCTTGATTAAAACCAATTGGCTTGGGGAATCGATTCGCCGTGGAATCGACTGAACTTGAAGAATCGATTTGCCATGGAACCGACTGGGCCTATAAAACTAGCAATCCGTGAGAGGCGCGGGTAACCCCGCGCAAACTCTCCGATGCTTAAATTAGTACttatttgagagagaaaataagtCTTGGTAGGAAGAATGAACGTACCAGAAATGAGGAGTCAAGCCTCTTATTTAAAGGAGAGTCTGAAGGGGACAAAGTGGTTGGTGGCCACTTTGTGTGGCCACTGTTTGAACCGAGTGGGTCTCGGTTTAACTGAGACTTGGTTTTCACCACCAAAATCAGGTGGTGCTGTGCCtttcttcattttcaaaattttgcttTTAATTTTCCCTCTCCTCTTGCATTTACATGCATTTATTTCACTTTTACTTATCGATATTTTCTTGGGCATATCAATTTCTCCCTACTCTTTTGGCCAGATGCTTTGGATGAAAGAGTAATTCGCCCTACAAATTCAGCGGATAGCCCTTActcaatttttgtaattttcccaACTATGGAACTACCGCATTTGAACTATTCTGTATCTATGCATGTTTTTCCACACTTTTCTGCTTTCTCGCACCCTATAAATAAAGGTAGTGGGAGTTCATTTCCATTCTTTGCCTTCAAGAATTTAAAGgtttttctcttgttttttgGCTTCCATTTGAGGGCACTCAATTTTTTATGGCCACTCGGTTCAACTGAGTGGCAACTAATTAAATTGGGGCACTCGATTCAATCGATTGCCCAAACAGCTTCTTTAGTGGCCAATCAAATTAAATTCGGGCACTCGGTTCAGCCAAGTGCCCAATCGATTTTAGGGCCACTCGGTTGAACCTAGTGGCCTTGATGCTTCCGCCAACCGAGTGGCCTTGCCACTTTCACGTGGTTTGAATTGAAGAAAATGTTACTTGATAGAACCGAGCAACCTTTGGTCTGTTTAACTAAGTGGGGCCCACCTGATTTTCTTTGTTGACCGGCCTTTGCTTATGTCAGGTGGCATGTTTGGATTCTTCTTTTATAGTTTCGAGTACCCGGATCTTCTTCattattgtattaatttttccTCTCATGTTTCTTTTGCAGGAACTTTCTTATCTTTCGCGTCATACCTTGGTGCTCCCAGGTTATTCTATTTTCAAAGGTAATCTCTTCAATTTTCATAATGGTGTGTATGAAGCATGCTGGGCCCCTCAACCCTACTCTAGTCCCAGAGAATACCCCTTCCAAACTTCACATGAAAGATTTTTTAAAGGCTTGGAATGCCATCGATGCACAAACCGATTTTATGGTTAGATATCTTCAGATGAATGAGCCTAATGTCACTTAAGTAGGCGAGGGATGTTTGGGAATCCATTATGCATCATTTGATTTTGGTCTTCAATTTCCCATGCCTAAATTTATCATGGAATGGCTTCGTCACTATTAAATAGTTCCAGCTCAAATTCACCCTAACGGTTGAGTACAATTGGTTGGCTTTTCCATCTTATGCCATAAAAGAGGCATGGCTCCCTCACTTTATCTTTTATGTTGCTTTTATCAGCTTAGGAAAGTTAACAAGTAGAAGCGTTTATACACTTTATAGAAGGTGTTGGGCATAGATCTCTTAACAGTTCTCCCCAACAAAGTGAATAAGTTTGAGTCAAGATGGTTTGTAGTCATTCCACCATCAAGTTGGGATGCCTCGTGAGTTTGGAATTACGAGGATGCATGTGACAGGGGATTACCTCTAGCCCGAGATGTTCGTCGGgtttataaaaagataataaacGATCTCATGGCTAAGGGATCGATAGAACTGTCAAGTCTGCTTTCTGTTGAGAATATCCAAGAGGCAGGTTGGGGGGTTCTTGTGCTCGGGGATCATCCCCCTCATCTTTTCTTCCAACATGAAGGGTAAGGTGATGAAGATGTCTTGGAAACTGAgggggaggatgacgaagatGTCCTCGAGCATTCATCGCATACTTTCAGTGCTCCCTAAGAGGATTCTTCTAAGGGTAGATATTTCACAATATTCATACTTTTTTTCTTATACTTAGACACTTCTTaaatgtttgatttgtttttgtcattttgcAGACATGAATATGGTTAGAGAATTCGCTCGTTGTCGATAAGATGAGGACGACAATTTGATTGCAAGGGGCAGAGGCTTATCTTGATCCTCTCGAGGAGCTGGCCCTCCTTCTGGCTCTCAactgttagagttatgccctacaagtcaattatatttacatttaattaatcatattttacATTGTGACTCTTtgtcttcaatcaattattat from Diospyros lotus cultivar Yz01 chromosome 8, ASM1463336v1, whole genome shotgun sequence carries:
- the LOC127808395 gene encoding 26S proteasome non-ATPase regulatory subunit 14 homolog — protein: MSGMERLQRMFAGAGGALGHPPPDSPTLDSSEQVYISSLALLKMLKHGRAGVPMEVMGLMLGEFVDEYTVRVVDVFAMPQSGTGVSVEAVDHVFQTNMLDMLKQTGRPEMVVGWYHSHPGFGCWLSGVDINTQQSFEALNQRAVAVVVDPIQSVKGKVVIDAFRLINPQTMMLGQEPRQTTSNLGHLNKPSIQALIHGLNRHYYSIAINYRKNELEEKMLLNLHKKKWTDGLTLQRFDTHSKTNEQTVQEMLNLAIKYNKAVQEEDELPPEKLAIANVGRQDAKKHLEEHVSNLMSSNIIQTLGTMLDTVVF